AATTCTTTacacaaaaaattaaagggAGTGTTGATTTTATAAAACCACCATCTTTGACATTAACGGATGAAGAATTAGCTCAAATACCCGATCCACCAACCTTTGATGACTCAGATACgacaaatattaaaagtaaaagtaaaagtaaTGGTGATGCAAAAAAAGCTACCAAAATTTCAAGAAAATTTGGTGGCACCGTAAGATTAGAAAAAAGGCTAAGTTCGATACCAATTATTTGGCACCAAcacgaaaaaaataagtcaAGAAGACAGCAGCAAGAAAACGATGACCTTTCTcaaggagaaaaaaaaaatagctcaattttccaaaaaaaaaaaaaagtttcacATTCGCAGACTAAGATGGCATTAAATTACAACTATGATTCGAATAATAGCAGAATAGAAGACGATGCAGTTGAATTGAAGCCTGTAGATTATAAAttagtaaataaaacattatcTCAAACGGCTAGCAACGTTAGAAGTACTTCAGGTCCTAATACCTTTTTAAGACCACCGCCACCGGCATCTTGCCCTAGTAACAATGAAATGACAGCTAGGAAAGAAGCCACAACAAAGccttttaaaattgaacaatTTTATAATGTTTTTCCGACATTACcacaacaaaaaatggCACCTGGAACTACAATTCATTATAACCACTCTTTAAACAAAAGCAATGAAACTTTACACACAcataaaagcaaaaaaagtTCGAATGAGGTTTTGTTTGAAGAGATTTTAAGCTCTTATATGGAACATCCACcggtaaaaaataaaattgtggttaataattttaaaaagtgtGAAGAaattcaacaaaaacatgatattaattttatcattgatgaaaaacattttcaGGACTCTATTAAATGGGAGAAGATTCAAACACCTGTTAAGGATATTTCCATGAGATATAGCGTAAATACTTTTGAGACACCATCTACTGAGGAGGAAAATGACTCTTCGTCATTAGGTGACAAATTACAAACACAAACATCAGATTCCAACTCTTCTTTGTCTGAAGGGGAAGAATACTACGAAAAAGAAGAGTTTGGAATCATAGAGGGGAAAAAGGCACAAGATAATGCCAGTTTTACGAAGTTTGAACGTACAATCAGTGAATACCCAAGTATGGAAAGATTAAACACTACTGAATCGTTAGAtatcaatgaaaaaaattgtaatgCACAAAATGAATGGAAATTCAGAGATTCTAACTTTATAAGTGAATTAAATGATTTCTTAAAGGGTTCTATAAATTCAGCGTCAGAGacaaagaataataatgataatattaataggAAACATCATGTTTTAAAGCAGATTAGAATAGATAGACCTACCATAATGTATGTTGAGTATTCTGATAGTGAAAGTACAAACTCTATTTACGATAACAAAAAGGAAGTATTAGCAAGAGGGATGAATgataaagatttttttattgaaaggTTAGAAGCTGAAATTAAAGATTTGGAAATTGTATGAGGTGGTTTTTTCACGTGATCTTTCTtgattttttctgtttttttttgcgttttttttgtttatttgttttttttttttttcttttttgaaaaatgttaaaaaaaaacaaatttagtagaaaagtaataataataatcatcacAAACCCAGTTATAAAACAACCAGTTGTTATTACCTAAGACCATAAACCACACACGATTATGCCGCCTTCCAAGTTGGTAATCAAAATTAGATCCTTAGAaagattattaaaag
This Saccharomycodes ludwigii strain NBRC 1722 chromosome II, whole genome shotgun sequence DNA region includes the following protein-coding sequences:
- the DSE3 gene encoding Dse3p (similar to Saccharomyces cerevisiae YOR264W | DSE3 | Daughter Specific Expression), translating into MARKFFTQKIKGSVDFIKPPSLTLTDEELAQIPDPPTFDDSDTTNIKSKSKSNGDAKKATKISRKFGGTVRLEKRLSSIPIIWHQHEKNKSRRQQQENDDLSQGEKKNSSIFQKKKKVSHSQTKMALNYNYDSNNSRIEDDAVELKPVDYKLVNKTLSQTASNVRSTSGPNTFLRPPPPASCPSNNEMTARKEATTKPFKIEQFYNVFPTLPQQKMAPGTTIHYNHSLNKSNETLHTHKSKKSSNEVLFEEILSSYMEHPPVKNKIVVNNFKKCEEIQQKHDINFIIDEKHFQDSIKWEKIQTPVKDISMRYSVNTFETPSTEEENDSSSLGDKLQTQTSDSNSSLSEGEEYYEKEEFGIIEGKKAQDNASFTKFERTISEYPSMERLNTTESLDINEKNCNAQNEWKFRDSNFISELNDFLKGSINSASETKNNNDNINRKHHVLKQIRIDRPTIMYVEYSDSESTNSIYDNKKEVLARGMNDKDFFIERLEAEIKDLEIV